A stretch of the Deinococcus sp. KSM4-11 genome encodes the following:
- the pnp gene encoding polyribonucleotide nucleotidyltransferase: protein MIGKTYTTMLGDKELSIETGKLAKLVSGSVTVRYGDTMLLVTAQAREERSTLDFLPLTVEFEERHYAVGKIPGSFHRREGRPGEKAILGARITDRQIRPLFPKGYRQETQVIITVISADQQNLPDVLGPIGASAALSISDIPWNGPTACVRVAQIGGEYIINPTVDQLSRSSMDLVVAGTKDAVMMVEAGAHSVSEDALVGAIEFAHAGMQGVISLIEQMKAELGQEKFNFMADSDLSTDLVPELAEKAHAGGLKDALLTAGKKERSTRTKALRDGIIAGIEPDPDAEGAKERITALKNAFYKVEKQELRRLIVEDDLRADGRNSKTVRPIWIEARPLPRAHGSAIFTRGETQVLGVATLGTERDEILVDDLTTEDNDKFMLHYNFPPYSTGEVKRMGGQSRREIGHGNLAKRAIRAVLPSFEDFPYVIRIVGEVLESNGSSSMATVCAGTLALMDAGVPIKAPVAGVAMGLVMEGEKYRVLTDILGSEDALGDMDFKVCGTAEGVTALQMDIKVGGITPQIMREALAQARDGRLHILGKMAEVLAAPRPELSPTAPRIVSIKINPELIGKVIGPGGKQIRELEAMGAQVTVEEDGTVRIFSASGESANAVRARIESITREAKAGEEFDGTVVKTTPFGAFINLYPGQDGMLHISQMSEQRVNAVEDVLNVGDKLRVKIAGVDDRGKIDLIRPELEGKIAPREPRGPRPGGDRGARPPRRD, encoded by the coding sequence ATGATTGGAAAAACGTATACGACGATGCTCGGCGACAAGGAGCTGAGCATCGAGACCGGCAAGCTCGCCAAGCTGGTGAGCGGCAGCGTCACCGTGCGCTACGGCGACACCATGCTGCTGGTGACCGCCCAGGCCCGCGAGGAACGCTCCACGCTGGACTTCCTGCCGCTGACCGTGGAGTTCGAGGAACGCCACTACGCCGTGGGCAAGATCCCCGGCAGCTTCCACCGCCGTGAGGGCCGCCCCGGCGAGAAGGCCATCCTGGGCGCCCGCATCACAGACCGGCAGATCCGGCCGCTGTTCCCCAAGGGCTACCGTCAGGAAACGCAGGTGATCATCACGGTCATCAGCGCGGACCAGCAGAATCTGCCGGACGTGCTGGGGCCGATCGGGGCGTCGGCGGCCCTGAGCATCTCGGACATCCCCTGGAACGGCCCGACCGCGTGCGTGCGCGTGGCGCAGATCGGCGGCGAGTACATCATCAACCCGACGGTGGATCAGCTGTCGCGCAGCTCCATGGACCTGGTCGTGGCGGGCACGAAGGACGCCGTGATGATGGTTGAGGCCGGCGCGCACAGCGTCTCCGAGGACGCGCTTGTCGGCGCGATCGAGTTCGCGCACGCGGGCATGCAGGGCGTGATCTCCCTGATCGAACAGATGAAGGCCGAGCTGGGGCAGGAGAAGTTCAACTTCATGGCCGACTCCGACCTCAGCACGGATCTCGTGCCGGAACTGGCTGAGAAGGCCCATGCGGGCGGCCTGAAGGACGCGCTGCTGACCGCCGGGAAGAAGGAACGCAGCACGCGCACCAAGGCCCTGCGGGACGGCATCATCGCCGGCATCGAACCCGATCCCGACGCCGAGGGTGCCAAGGAGCGCATCACGGCGCTCAAGAACGCCTTCTACAAGGTGGAGAAGCAGGAACTGCGCCGCCTGATCGTCGAGGACGACCTGCGTGCCGACGGCCGCAACAGCAAGACCGTGCGGCCCATCTGGATCGAGGCGCGGCCCCTGCCCCGCGCGCACGGCAGCGCCATCTTCACGCGCGGCGAGACGCAGGTGCTGGGCGTGGCCACGCTGGGTACCGAGCGCGACGAGATCCTGGTCGATGACCTCACCACCGAGGACAACGACAAGTTCATGCTGCACTACAACTTCCCTCCGTACAGCACGGGCGAGGTGAAGCGCATGGGCGGCCAGTCCCGCCGCGAGATCGGGCACGGGAACCTCGCCAAGCGCGCCATCCGCGCGGTGTTGCCGTCCTTCGAGGACTTCCCCTACGTGATCCGCATCGTGGGCGAGGTGCTCGAATCGAACGGGTCGAGCAGCATGGCGACCGTATGTGCCGGCACCCTCGCCCTGATGGACGCGGGCGTGCCGATCAAGGCTCCAGTGGCGGGCGTGGCGATGGGCCTGGTCATGGAAGGGGAGAAGTACCGCGTCCTGACCGACATCCTGGGGTCAGAGGACGCGCTGGGCGACATGGACTTCAAGGTCTGCGGCACCGCCGAAGGGGTCACGGCCCTCCAGATGGACATCAAGGTGGGCGGCATCACCCCGCAGATCATGCGCGAGGCGCTCGCGCAGGCCCGCGACGGCCGCCTGCACATCCTGGGCAAGATGGCCGAGGTGCTCGCGGCGCCCCGTCCGGAACTGTCGCCCACCGCGCCGCGCATCGTGAGCATCAAGATCAACCCCGAGCTGATCGGCAAGGTCATCGGGCCGGGCGGCAAGCAGATCCGGGAACTCGAGGCCATGGGCGCGCAGGTCACGGTGGAGGAGGACGGCACCGTGCGCATCTTCAGCGCGAGCGGCGAGTCGGCCAATGCCGTGCGCGCCAGGATCGAGAGCATCACCCGCGAGGCGAAGGCTGGCGAGGAATTCGACGGTACCGTCGTTAAGACCACGCCGTTCGGGGCTTTCATCAACCTCTACCCCGGTCAGGACGGCATGCTGCACATCTCCCAGATGTCGGAGCAGCGCGTGAACGCCGTCGAGGATGTGCTGAACGTGGGCGACAAGCTGCGCGTGAAGATCGCGGGCGTGGACGACCGGGGCAAGATCGACCTGATCCGGCCTGAGCTGGAGGGCAAGATCGCCCCGCGTGAACCGCGCGGCCCGCGTCCCGGTGGCGACCGGGGCGCGCGCCCGCCCCGGCGCGATTGA
- a CDS encoding isopeptide-forming domain-containing fimbrial protein — translation MNRIFLSHLYQRPTLLLAALLSSSAAALICPTPGKDGVGSSLTGVVNTYYPGAASAAAGATSLSLGTSTGSSTQITPGDLLVVVQMQDATLNATNTSAYGAGGTNGTGATAVGAGKYEYVVATSSASGGGSVNIKGDGSGGGLINSYTDSAYTTTSGAKRFQIIRVPQYSSATLGAALSAPAWNGTSGGVVAIDVAGSLGLNSGTITVSGLGFRGGGGRGLSGGTGGTNTDYRNLATNAFHAQKGEGIAGTPRYLNNTGALLDTTVEGYPNGSSAQGAPGNAGGGGTDGNPTANDQNSGGGGGSGAGAGGKGGRTWSSQSDIGGRGGSGVTPTATALVMGGGGGAGTTNNATGTPASGFASSGAAGGGLVLVRAGSISGTGSITANGADANNTVLNDGSGGGGGGGTVLVTSSAALPATLSIYANGGAGGTNTGGGAPHGPGGGGGGGAIVLSGSGPATVQRNGGAAGTTAAGGTDGTTFGAIAGSAGTLVTTATPTTIPGAAGSSSCFAALTVTKTTSTPSRVQSVDTAATYTVTVSNTGGGVIGAAITDALPSPLAYTGTAITPTYSGGASGPASVTGSGTTAVTFGTPGGASAASFYIPTGGSVSLTFAAALNSATPGTYQNPATVTYSDPTRTGTQTVSPGGVRVDGGTVGGSNYASGSSTAEDVTVTPAADLAITKTDGVASVNAGGTTTYTVRVTNNGPSSVTGATLTDAAATGLSKTAVACSGTPGQCSTPPTVAQLQTGYSLPSIASGQFYELTVTTSVTAVSGSVANTATIAVPSGTTDPTPGNNSATDTDTVTPATLSLQKALASGGRVANTDQFTLSIGGTSVTTTGTGSSVTSAAFTLNPATVGTAYTLSETASGTTTLANYTSTYACTNTLSGGQTPSGAGTSFTVTPVPGDALSCTFTNTRKSATLNLKKTWAANSLSGDAITVTTTGAINNASVVATATAAGNSVSGGSVTVYAGEAITLPGETFTTGNAANYTTALACTGTSGLTGSTLTVGAADTAIVCTYTNTRKSVTLTLKNTWSALSMIGDRVTLSSSGLTNNASTPVSTVASAATQTDTGTAVTVYAGDTGTLVETFNVGSAASYATGLACTGTSGLSGSTLTVGAADTAIVCTFTNTLKPDLTVTKTHSGTWSQGDTGKTYTLTASNSGGSTTSGTVTVTDTLPTGLTATAISGTGWTCTLGTLTCTRSDALTAGSSYPVITVTVTVSSTAAATVTNTAAVSGGGQTNTTNDTASDPTSITPAADLAVTKTDGVASVNAGGTTTYTIRVTNNGASSVTGAILTDAVATGLTKTAVACSGTPSQCSTPPTVAQLQAGYALPALANGQFYELTVTASVSATSGSVANVATIAVPSGTTDPTAGNNAATDTDTVTPVADLTLTKTDGVSSVTPGSSTTYTLTLTNNGPSSANNTVLTDPAATGLLKTGISCVAAGGAACPLVTTLTLETGLTMATLPAGGSITLTVPASVTAVSGSVTNSVTATLPGGTVDPTPTGTVSDTDIINPVADLAVTKTDGVASVTAGSTTTYTVRVTNNGPSSVTGAILTDAAATGLSKTAVACSGTPGQCSAGTTPTITQLQAGYALPAIASGQFYELTVTASVTAVSGSVANTATIAVPSGTTDATPGNNSATDTDTVTPVADLTITKTHSGTWSQGDTGKTYTLTVANSGLGSTSGTVSVTDTLPTGLSTTAISGTGWTCTLGTLTCTRSDVLTAGNSYPVITVTVSVSSTAAATVTNTAAVSGGGQTNTTNDAASDPTTITPAADLSITKTDGVTTFHVGSVLTYTVVVSNAGPSTATGATVNDPLPSGIAAANMSYTATASGGATTTVTGTKSGALSDTVTLAPGATVTYTVTITVPTGYASGSLVNTATVTAPGSVTDSNTANNTATDTDTREPPVANNDTAATNPLVPVTFNITNNDTGPVNPATVDLDPATSGTQTTFTDPGKGTYTVDASGNVTFTPAAGFVTGTSSIPYTVKDFLGVTSNAATITVTVPAGADLATAKSGPAFAAPGDTLTYTITVTNTTAAPAAAYTVTDTLASGLTFVSASNGGIYNSGSRTVTWTLASIGASAQQALTITATAPSAAQVTGGMPTVQNTATATLPGDPTAANNTSAPVTTRMILNELSKNVRNVTTGSVFGTTGSGKPGEVLEYCLAAHNLGGADLGTATSGYLVKDTLPGNVSALLTAYDADEPSAATGYGVRVTRGAAAPTYLKSDVATLTGTNLNVNLGTVTAGETVTVCFQATIR, via the coding sequence GTGAATCGCATCTTCTTGAGCCACCTGTACCAGCGTCCAACGCTCCTGCTGGCCGCCCTGCTGAGTTCGTCCGCCGCCGCCCTGATCTGCCCCACGCCAGGCAAGGATGGCGTGGGCAGCAGCCTGACCGGCGTGGTCAACACGTACTACCCCGGCGCAGCCAGCGCGGCAGCCGGGGCCACCAGCCTGAGCCTGGGCACCAGTACCGGTAGTAGCACCCAGATCACGCCGGGCGACCTGTTGGTGGTCGTGCAGATGCAGGACGCCACCCTGAACGCGACCAACACCAGTGCGTATGGGGCGGGCGGTACCAACGGCACCGGTGCCACGGCCGTGGGCGCCGGGAAGTACGAGTACGTCGTGGCCACGTCCTCAGCAAGTGGCGGCGGCAGCGTCAACATCAAGGGCGACGGCAGTGGCGGCGGCCTGATCAACAGCTACACGGACAGCGCATACACGACCACCAGCGGGGCCAAGCGCTTCCAGATCATCCGCGTCCCGCAGTACAGCAGCGCGACCCTGGGGGCGGCCCTGAGCGCCCCCGCGTGGAATGGCACGAGCGGCGGTGTCGTTGCCATCGACGTGGCCGGCTCGCTGGGCCTGAACTCGGGCACCATCACCGTGAGCGGCCTGGGCTTTCGCGGTGGCGGCGGCCGGGGCCTGTCAGGCGGCACTGGTGGCACCAACACCGACTACCGCAACCTGGCCACCAACGCCTTCCACGCCCAGAAGGGTGAGGGCATCGCCGGAACGCCCCGGTACCTCAACAATACGGGCGCGCTGCTGGACACCACCGTGGAGGGCTACCCCAACGGCAGTTCCGCGCAGGGCGCGCCGGGCAACGCCGGGGGCGGCGGTACCGACGGCAATCCCACCGCGAACGACCAGAACAGCGGCGGTGGCGGCGGTTCCGGCGCCGGCGCCGGCGGCAAGGGCGGGCGCACCTGGAGTTCCCAGTCAGATATCGGGGGGCGCGGCGGCAGCGGTGTGACACCGACTGCAACCGCCCTGGTTATGGGCGGCGGGGGTGGGGCCGGCACGACCAACAACGCGACGGGCACGCCCGCCAGTGGCTTCGCCAGCAGCGGCGCCGCCGGGGGCGGCCTGGTGCTGGTGCGGGCCGGGAGCATCAGCGGTACGGGCAGCATCACGGCCAATGGCGCTGACGCGAACAACACCGTCCTGAACGACGGCTCGGGCGGTGGCGGCGGCGGCGGCACGGTACTGGTCACGTCCAGTGCGGCCCTCCCCGCGACCCTGTCGATCTACGCGAACGGGGGCGCGGGCGGAACCAACACCGGCGGCGGTGCACCCCACGGCCCAGGCGGCGGCGGCGGCGGCGGCGCCATCGTGCTGTCCGGAAGTGGTCCGGCCACCGTGCAGCGCAATGGGGGCGCCGCCGGCACCACGGCGGCCGGCGGGACGGACGGCACCACCTTCGGCGCCATCGCTGGCTCAGCCGGGACACTGGTCACCACCGCTACGCCCACGACCATTCCCGGCGCGGCTGGTTCCAGCAGCTGCTTTGCGGCCCTGACCGTCACCAAGACCACCAGCACGCCGAGCCGCGTGCAGAGCGTGGATACGGCCGCCACGTACACCGTAACGGTCAGCAATACCGGCGGTGGCGTGATCGGCGCGGCCATCACGGACGCGCTGCCCAGCCCGCTGGCCTATACGGGTACCGCGATTACTCCGACCTACAGCGGCGGAGCCAGCGGACCGGCCAGCGTCACCGGTAGCGGCACGACCGCCGTGACCTTTGGGACGCCCGGCGGAGCCAGCGCTGCCAGCTTCTACATCCCCACGGGCGGCAGCGTCTCCCTGACCTTCGCTGCTGCCCTGAACTCGGCGACGCCCGGCACGTACCAGAACCCGGCGACCGTCACCTACAGCGATCCCACCCGCACGGGCACGCAGACCGTCTCGCCGGGCGGCGTGCGCGTGGACGGCGGCACGGTCGGCGGCAGTAACTATGCCTCCGGAAGCAGCACGGCCGAGGACGTGACGGTCACGCCCGCCGCCGACCTCGCCATCACGAAAACGGATGGTGTCGCCAGCGTGAACGCAGGTGGTACCACCACTTACACGGTACGGGTGACGAACAACGGACCCAGTAGTGTGACTGGCGCGACTCTGACAGATGCCGCCGCCACTGGGCTGAGCAAGACCGCCGTGGCCTGCTCGGGCACGCCCGGTCAGTGCTCGACCCCTCCGACCGTCGCGCAACTCCAGACTGGGTATTCTCTGCCATCCATCGCCAGCGGGCAGTTCTATGAACTGACGGTCACCACCAGCGTCACAGCCGTGAGTGGGAGCGTGGCGAACACCGCCACCATCGCCGTACCGAGTGGCACCACCGACCCCACTCCCGGCAACAACTCGGCCACCGACACCGACACCGTCACGCCTGCCACCCTCAGCCTGCAAAAAGCGCTGGCCAGTGGCGGGCGCGTGGCGAACACAGACCAGTTCACCCTGAGCATCGGCGGCACCAGCGTGACCACCACCGGCACGGGCAGCAGCGTGACCAGCGCCGCCTTCACCCTCAACCCGGCGACCGTGGGCACGGCCTACACCCTGTCCGAAACGGCGTCGGGTACCACTACGCTGGCGAACTACACCAGCACCTACGCCTGCACGAATACCCTCTCGGGCGGCCAGACACCCAGCGGCGCGGGCACCAGCTTCACCGTGACTCCCGTTCCCGGCGACGCCCTGAGCTGCACCTTCACCAACACCCGCAAGAGCGCCACGCTGAACCTCAAGAAGACCTGGGCGGCCAATAGTCTCTCCGGTGACGCCATCACCGTGACGACGACCGGCGCGATCAACAATGCCAGCGTCGTCGCGACCGCCACCGCAGCGGGCAACAGCGTCAGCGGCGGCAGCGTGACGGTCTACGCGGGTGAGGCCATCACGCTGCCCGGCGAGACCTTCACCACCGGCAACGCCGCCAACTACACCACAGCCCTGGCCTGCACGGGCACCTCCGGCCTGACTGGATCGACCCTGACGGTCGGCGCCGCCGATACGGCCATCGTCTGCACGTACACCAACACCCGCAAGAGCGTCACCCTGACGCTGAAGAACACCTGGTCAGCCCTCAGCATGATCGGCGACCGGGTCACGCTGTCGAGCAGCGGCCTGACGAACAACGCCAGCACGCCCGTCTCGACCGTGGCCAGCGCCGCCACCCAGACGGACACGGGCACCGCCGTCACGGTGTATGCCGGCGATACCGGTACCCTCGTCGAGACCTTCAACGTGGGTAGCGCGGCCAGCTATGCCACCGGCCTGGCCTGCACCGGAACGTCCGGTCTGAGCGGCAGCACGCTCACCGTCGGTGCGGCCGACACGGCCATCGTCTGCACCTTCACCAACACGCTCAAGCCAGATCTGACCGTGACCAAGACGCACAGCGGCACATGGTCGCAGGGTGACACCGGCAAGACCTACACCCTCACCGCATCCAACAGTGGTGGGAGCACCACCAGCGGCACCGTGACGGTCACCGATACGCTGCCGACAGGCTTGACGGCCACGGCGATCAGTGGCACCGGCTGGACCTGCACCCTCGGCACCCTGACCTGCACCCGCAGCGACGCCCTGACTGCCGGCAGCTCCTACCCCGTCATCACCGTCACCGTCACCGTCAGTTCCACCGCCGCCGCCACGGTCACCAACACCGCCGCCGTCAGTGGCGGGGGCCAGACCAACACCACCAACGACACTGCCAGCGATCCCACCTCCATCACTCCCGCCGCCGACCTGGCCGTCACCAAGACCGACGGCGTCGCCAGCGTGAACGCGGGTGGTACGACCACGTACACCATCCGCGTGACGAACAACGGCGCCAGTTCCGTGACCGGCGCGATCCTCACCGACGCCGTCGCCACGGGGCTGACCAAGACCGCCGTAGCCTGCTCGGGCACGCCCAGTCAGTGCTCGACGCCTCCGACCGTCGCGCAACTCCAGGCTGGGTACGCCCTGCCAGCTCTGGCCAACGGCCAGTTCTACGAGCTGACCGTCACCGCCAGCGTGAGCGCCACGAGCGGAAGTGTGGCGAACGTCGCCACCATCGCCGTGCCGAGTGGCACCACCGATCCCACGGCTGGCAACAACGCGGCCACCGACACCGACACCGTCACGCCCGTCGCCGACCTCACCCTCACCAAGACCGATGGGGTGAGCAGTGTCACTCCGGGCAGCTCCACCACCTACACCCTCACCCTCACCAACAACGGGCCGTCCAGCGCGAACAACACGGTGCTGACCGATCCCGCCGCCACGGGCCTGCTCAAGACTGGCATCAGCTGCGTCGCCGCTGGCGGAGCTGCGTGCCCGCTCGTGACGACCCTCACCCTGGAAACCGGCCTGACGATGGCCACCCTGCCCGCCGGCGGCTCCATTACCCTGACGGTGCCCGCCAGCGTCACCGCCGTCAGTGGGAGCGTCACGAACAGCGTCACGGCCACGCTGCCCGGCGGCACGGTCGATCCCACTCCGACTGGCACCGTCTCAGACACGGACATCATCAACCCGGTCGCCGACCTGGCCGTCACCAAAACCGACGGTGTGGCGAGTGTCACGGCGGGTAGCACCACCACTTACACGGTACGGGTGACGAACAACGGCCCCAGCAGCGTCACCGGCGCAATCCTCACCGACGCCGCCGCCACCGGACTGAGCAAGACCGCCGTCGCCTGCTCCGGCACGCCCGGTCAGTGCTCGGCCGGCACCACCCCCACCATCACGCAGCTTCAGGCCGGATACGCCCTGCCGGCCATCGCCAGCGGGCAATTCTACGAACTCACCGTCACGGCCAGTGTCACAGCCGTGAGTGGCAGCGTGGCGAACACCGCCACCATTGCCGTGCCCAGCGGCACGACCGATGCCACTCCCGGCAACAACTCCGCCACCGACACCGACACCGTCACGCCTGTCGCCGATCTGACGATCACCAAGACACACAGCGGTACGTGGTCGCAGGGCGACACCGGCAAGACTTACACCCTCACCGTCGCCAACAGTGGGCTCGGCTCCACCAGCGGCACGGTCAGTGTGACCGACACCCTGCCGACGGGCCTGAGCACCACGGCGATCAGTGGCACCGGCTGGACCTGCACCCTCGGTACCCTGACCTGTACCCGCAGCGATGTGCTGACCGCCGGCAATTCCTACCCCGTCATCACCGTTACCGTCAGTGTCAGCTCCACCGCCGCGGCCACCGTCACCAACACCGCCGCCGTCAGTGGCGGGGGCCAGACCAACACCACCAACGACGCCGCCAGCGATCCCACCACCATCACTCCTGCCGCCGACCTCAGCATCACGAAAACGGACGGCGTGACCACCTTCCATGTGGGCAGTGTCCTGACGTACACGGTCGTGGTCAGCAACGCCGGGCCGTCCACCGCCACTGGGGCGACGGTCAACGATCCGCTGCCCAGCGGCATCGCCGCGGCGAACATGAGCTATACGGCCACGGCCAGCGGCGGCGCGACCACGACCGTGACCGGCACGAAGTCCGGCGCGCTGAGCGACACCGTGACCCTCGCGCCGGGCGCGACCGTGACCTACACGGTCACGATCACGGTGCCGACCGGGTACGCGAGCGGCAGCCTGGTGAACACGGCGACCGTCACGGCCCCCGGCAGCGTCACCGATTCGAACACGGCGAACAACACGGCGACCGACACTGACACCCGTGAGCCGCCGGTGGCGAACAACGACACGGCGGCCACCAACCCGCTCGTGCCCGTGACCTTCAACATCACGAACAACGACACCGGCCCCGTGAACCCGGCCACCGTGGATCTCGATCCGGCCACGTCCGGCACGCAGACCACCTTCACCGACCCGGGCAAGGGCACGTACACGGTCGATGCCAGTGGCAACGTGACCTTCACGCCGGCGGCCGGCTTCGTGACCGGCACCAGCAGCATTCCCTACACGGTGAAGGACTTCCTGGGCGTGACGAGCAACGCGGCCACCATCACCGTGACCGTGCCGGCCGGCGCGGACCTCGCGACCGCCAAGTCCGGGCCTGCGTTCGCCGCCCCCGGCGATACCCTCACCTACACCATCACCGTCACGAACACCACCGCTGCGCCCGCCGCCGCCTATACCGTGACGGACACGCTGGCCAGCGGCCTGACCTTCGTGAGCGCCAGCAACGGCGGCATCTACAACAGCGGCTCGCGCACCGTCACGTGGACGCTGGCGTCCATCGGCGCGAGCGCGCAGCAGGCCCTGACCATCACGGCCACCGCCCCCAGCGCCGCGCAGGTCACCGGCGGCATGCCGACCGTGCAGAACACCGCGACCGCCACGCTGCCGGGCGACCCGACCGCCGCGAACAACACCTCGGCCCCCGTGACGACCCGCATGATCCTGAACGAACTGAGCAAGAACGTGCGCAACGTCACCACGGGCTCCGTGTTCGGCACGACGGGCAGTGGGAAGCCCGGCGAGGTGCTGGAATACTGCCTGGCCGCGCACAACCTGGGCGGCGCAGACCTCGGCACGGCCACGAGCGGCTATCTGGTCAAGGACACGCTGCCCGGCAACGTCAGCGCTCTCCTGACCGCCTACGACGCCGACGAGCCCTCGGCGGCCACCGGCTACGGCGTGAGGGTCACGCGCGGCGCAGCGGCCCCCACGTACCTGAAGAGTGACGTGGCCACCCTGACCGGCACGAACCTGAACGTGAACCTGGGAACCGTGACGGCCGGGGAGACCGTGACCGTCTGCTTCCAGGCGACCATCCGCTGA